In Clostridium sp. DL-VIII, the following proteins share a genomic window:
- a CDS encoding winged helix-turn-helix transcriptional regulator: MGFNVDIINYKGTQIYVEIRKLLPNITHKILIQHLKELEANGLISRKEYSQVPPKVEYSLTEKGQTLIPILELMSDWGSINLP, translated from the coding sequence ATGGGTTTTAATGTGGATATTATCAACTATAAGGGAACTCAAATATATGTAGAGATACGAAAACTTCTCCCAAATATTACTCACAAAATCTTAATCCAACACTTGAAGGAACTTGAAGCTAATGGTCTTATTTCAAGGAAGGAATATTCACAAGTTCCACCAAAAGTTGAGTATTCATTAACAGAAAAAGGACAGACTTTAATTCCAATTTTAGAGCTTATGTCTGACTGGGGAAGCATTAATCTTCCTTAA
- a CDS encoding GNAT family N-acetyltransferase: MKEFFLKSVRIGFSIWSENDMPDALELWGNPEVTKFIIAEGKMSEEQVQQRLKKEIETYNKYSLQYWPIYLIETNENLGCCGLRPYDSENNVFEIGIHLKEKYWGKGIAKEACAAIIEYAFNNLSANGLFAGHNPKNAASAKLLKKLGFTYTHDEYYPPTKLYHPSYLMKKENYMGDN; encoded by the coding sequence ATGAAAGAATTCTTTTTGAAATCAGTAAGAATTGGATTTTCAATATGGAGTGAAAATGATATGCCTGACGCTTTAGAATTATGGGGCAATCCAGAAGTGACAAAATTTATTATAGCAGAAGGAAAGATGTCAGAAGAACAAGTGCAACAAAGGCTAAAAAAGGAAATAGAAACTTATAATAAGTACAGTCTTCAATATTGGCCAATATATTTAATAGAAACTAATGAAAATTTAGGGTGCTGTGGTTTAAGGCCATATGATTCTGAAAACAATGTATTTGAAATTGGGATTCATTTAAAAGAGAAATACTGGGGAAAGGGAATTGCTAAGGAAGCATGCGCTGCTATTATAGAATATGCCTTTAATAATCTTAGTGCTAATGGACTTTTTGCTGGACACAATCCTAAAAATGCAGCATCTGCTAAGCTGTTAAAAAAACTCGGATTTACTTATACTCACGATGAATACTATCCACCAACAAAACTATATCATCCTTCATACTTGATGAAGAAAGAAAACTACATGGGTGATAACTAA
- a CDS encoding ASCH domain-containing protein: MTEIQMWNEYIKINMNAKDYEAWSFGGNAPDMPDLLAELVLKGIKIATASAYPCYVAENAPLPPVGGYNLILNTKGEAVCITKTIKVYIVPFNQVKEEHAYKEGEFDRTLTSWRKCHSEIFSMELKEIDQKFTEDMLVVCEEFKVVYPIILDN, from the coding sequence ATGACTGAAATACAAATGTGGAATGAATATATTAAAATTAACATGAATGCTAAAGATTACGAGGCATGGTCATTTGGCGGAAATGCACCTGACATGCCAGATTTATTGGCTGAATTAGTATTAAAAGGGATTAAAATTGCAACAGCTAGTGCGTATCCTTGTTATGTTGCAGAAAATGCTCCATTGCCACCAGTTGGAGGATACAATTTGATATTAAATACAAAAGGAGAAGCTGTTTGTATCACAAAAACCATAAAAGTATATATTGTACCTTTTAACCAAGTGAAGGAGGAACATGCATATAAAGAAGGGGAGTTTGATCGTACACTTACATCTTGGAGAAAATGTCATTCTGAAATTTTCTCTATGGAGCTAAAAGAGATTGATCAAAAATTTACAGAAGATATGCTTGTTGTTTGTGAAGAATTTAAGGTTGTATACCCAATAATATTAGATAACTAG
- a CDS encoding sugar O-acetyltransferase yields the protein MTEREKMLAGLLYDCGDKELLEQWHKAKNLIRDYNLVNSEDRQKKHNILEQLLGGYGDNLWITAPFYVDYGNNIYFGDNCEVNMNCTFLDDNRIEIGNNALIAPNVQIYTAFHPTNAKERFGESKDDGSFEFCKTQTAPVKVGNNVWIGGGVIILPGVTIGDNVVIGAGSIVIKDIQADTIAYGNPCRVIRKNV from the coding sequence ATGACAGAAAGAGAAAAAATGTTAGCAGGTCTACTGTATGATTGTGGTGATAAAGAATTATTAGAACAGTGGCATAAGGCGAAAAATTTGATACGTGATTACAATCTAGTTAATTCAGAAGATAGGCAAAAGAAGCATAACATATTAGAACAACTTCTTGGAGGATATGGAGATAATTTATGGATTACTGCGCCGTTTTATGTTGATTACGGTAATAATATTTATTTTGGGGACAATTGTGAAGTAAACATGAATTGCACATTTTTAGATGACAACAGAATTGAAATAGGTAATAATGCACTTATTGCGCCGAATGTGCAGATATATACAGCGTTTCATCCAACAAATGCAAAAGAACGTTTTGGAGAGAGTAAAGATGATGGTTCCTTTGAATTTTGTAAAACACAAACTGCGCCAGTGAAAGTAGGCAATAATGTCTGGATTGGAGGAGGGGTCATTATTCTACCTGGTGTTACAATTGGAGATAATGTTGTAATTGGAGCAGGAAGTATTGTGATAAAGGATATTCAAGCAGATACGATTGCTTACGGAAATCCATGCAGAGTTATAAGAAAGAATGTATAA
- a CDS encoding TetR/AcrR family transcriptional regulator, whose product MGRSKEFDENVVLKKAMELFWEQGYEKTSLSDLVEHMGIHRRSLYDTFGDKHTLFLKTMDFYEELIKNKIQAGVLHAETAKQAIQFIFDFTIEGYEDKQWGCLIVNSATEMALRDKEIEEKIEKTFMQTEQLIADLVRKGIQTGEFSSDYDPEVLSEIFQNALLGIRVQLRISASKEKLHGIADFFMNLLNK is encoded by the coding sequence ATGGGACGAAGTAAGGAATTTGATGAAAATGTAGTTCTTAAGAAAGCAATGGAATTATTTTGGGAACAAGGCTACGAAAAGACATCGTTAAGCGATTTAGTAGAGCATATGGGAATTCATCGTAGAAGTTTATATGATACCTTCGGTGATAAGCATACATTATTTTTAAAAACAATGGATTTTTATGAAGAATTAATAAAAAACAAAATACAGGCTGGGGTATTACATGCAGAAACAGCAAAACAAGCTATACAATTTATCTTTGATTTTACGATTGAAGGATATGAAGATAAACAATGGGGTTGCTTAATTGTAAATTCAGCAACAGAGATGGCTCTTAGAGATAAAGAGATAGAAGAAAAAATAGAAAAGACATTTATGCAAACAGAACAACTCATTGCTGATCTTGTTCGAAAAGGCATACAAACAGGTGAATTTTCCAGTGATTATGATCCTGAAGTTTTATCCGAAATATTTCAAAATGCATTGCTTGGAATTCGTGTACAGTTAAGAATCTCAGCGAGCAAAGAAAAATTACATGGTATAGCAGATTTTTTTATGAATTTATTAAATAAATAA
- a CDS encoding MerR family transcriptional regulator, whose translation MRTIKQVADLTGISVRALHYYDEIGLLKPSGITEAGYRLYDEEALKTLQQILFFKELDMPLKDVKEIMLSPYFDKMEALKNQKKLLILKRKRLDGLIELINKTLKGEGTMNFKEFDMSEYYNVLEEFKEEHEDTVIKMYGSIDKYNELIERGKSKKDEIAKMAIKQYGSIERYAKAVRNNLNNSSMFTLAEKIDKFKKDCLENKHPKLKELYERLTADLSKDPLSKEIQEIAEEIVNTAKKDYEAFKGERGEDCWYYMTNFYLVYPEWMEAVDKKYGNGASKFIGEALKKCPITKLPKIEELYENLTSDLSKDPYSKDIQEIAHEIANETKKNTEALKVDAGENNLGYTAELYLTNATCIKVTDKKYGSGSAKFIGEALKFYSENN comes from the coding sequence ATGAGGACAATAAAACAAGTTGCGGATTTAACAGGGATAAGTGTGCGTGCATTGCATTATTATGATGAAATAGGCTTGTTAAAACCAAGTGGAATTACTGAAGCAGGGTACAGGCTCTATGATGAGGAGGCTCTTAAAACTTTGCAGCAGATTTTATTTTTTAAAGAGCTTGATATGCCTTTAAAGGATGTTAAAGAAATAATGCTCAGTCCATATTTTGATAAAATGGAAGCACTAAAAAATCAGAAAAAGCTGCTTATTCTAAAAAGAAAAAGATTAGATGGTTTAATTGAGCTTATAAATAAAACCTTAAAAGGAGAAGGCACTATGAATTTTAAAGAATTTGATATGAGTGAATATTACAATGTATTAGAAGAATTTAAAGAGGAACATGAAGATACGGTAATTAAAATGTATGGCAGCATAGACAAGTATAATGAATTAATTGAAAGAGGTAAGTCTAAGAAAGATGAAATTGCTAAAATGGCAATAAAGCAATATGGAAGTATAGAAAGATATGCTAAAGCTGTAAGGAATAATCTGAATAATAGTTCTATGTTTACTTTAGCAGAGAAAATTGATAAGTTTAAAAAAGATTGCTTGGAAAATAAGCATCCTAAATTAAAAGAATTATATGAAAGACTTACAGCTGACTTAAGTAAAGATCCTTTATCAAAGGAGATTCAAGAAATTGCTGAAGAAATAGTAAATACAGCTAAAAAAGATTATGAAGCTTTCAAAGGTGAAAGGGGAGAAGATTGCTGGTACTATATGACAAATTTTTATTTAGTATATCCTGAATGGATGGAAGCAGTTGATAAGAAATATGGAAATGGCGCATCTAAATTTATTGGAGAAGCTTTAAAAAAATGTCCTATCACTAAGTTGCCTAAAATAGAAGAATTATATGAGAATCTTACATCTGATTTAAGTAAAGATCCATATTCAAAAGATATTCAAGAGATTGCTCATGAAATAGCAAATGAGACTAAAAAAAATACTGAAGCGCTAAAAGTAGATGCGGGAGAAAATAATTTAGGGTATACAGCAGAACTCTATTTGACAAATGCTACTTGTATAAAAGTAACTGATAAAAAGTATGGAAGTGGTTCAGCTAAATTTATTGGAGAAGCTTTAAAATTTTATTCTGAAAATAATTAG
- a CDS encoding nitroreductase family protein, whose product MSLITVNEEKCIKCGMCVVECPTGVLKLETTGPKEVKPNACLECGHCVAVCPKEAIDNKKSPLSMQSEIGEIKKLNPEEAKNFIRSRRSIRSYKNTPVEREKLLQLVDVAHLAPTASNSQGISYLIVDDKKTIELAVEECINWFENNETLSKALAGMISGYRNTKVDTILRDAPSIILTLADEDFRNGRENSILSLSYLELYAPSLGLGSCWAGIFEICARSENSPMYKIFNISEKKKITGVVMVGYPKHSFKRFTERQPLSASFYEN is encoded by the coding sequence ATGAGTTTAATAACTGTAAATGAAGAAAAATGTATAAAATGCGGAATGTGTGTGGTGGAATGTCCAACAGGAGTACTAAAACTAGAAACTACTGGTCCAAAAGAAGTCAAGCCTAATGCCTGCTTAGAATGTGGACATTGTGTAGCTGTATGTCCTAAAGAAGCTATAGACAATAAGAAATCGCCATTATCTATGCAAAGTGAAATAGGAGAAATCAAAAAATTAAATCCAGAAGAAGCAAAGAATTTCATTCGATCACGACGATCTATCCGTTCATATAAGAATACACCAGTTGAAAGGGAAAAATTATTGCAACTCGTTGATGTTGCTCACTTAGCTCCAACTGCAAGTAATTCACAAGGTATATCGTACCTAATAGTAGATGATAAAAAAACAATTGAATTAGCAGTTGAAGAATGCATTAATTGGTTTGAGAATAATGAAACTTTGAGTAAGGCATTGGCAGGAATGATTAGTGGCTATAGGAATACTAAAGTTGACACTATCTTAAGGGATGCACCTAGTATAATTTTAACTTTGGCGGATGAAGATTTTCGTAATGGTAGAGAAAATTCAATTCTATCATTGTCGTATCTAGAGTTATATGCTCCATCTCTTGGGCTTGGATCATGCTGGGCAGGAATATTTGAAATTTGTGCTCGCAGTGAAAATTCGCCAATGTACAAGATTTTTAATATTTCAGAAAAAAAGAAAATAACAGGAGTTGTAATGGTAGGATATCCTAAGCATAGTTTTAAAAGATTTACAGAAAGACAACCATTATCGGCTTCCTTTTATGAAAATTAA
- a CDS encoding AraC family transcriptional regulator — protein MNTIKCERRIYNFKSNTHTHEYGQLILPLQGVLSIETDCKKLDLKGDSLFFLPPDCQHTFNANNTNEFLVLDIPNNMLNKYDMEKMHGGKDFLFDDKWEAIRYLLLNEANTNQNSNSINNLFLYFYNFITKENLPNSIRYINEHFTEEFDLKKLADIEHYNTSYYSEWFKNNMNISPTEYIQNLRVKRAKELLLNTNLTILQISQMVGYEHNSSFTKVFRHFEGISPAEFRKTIKK, from the coding sequence TTGAATACTATAAAATGTGAACGTAGAATATATAATTTTAAAAGCAATACTCATACTCATGAATATGGACAATTAATTTTGCCACTTCAAGGTGTGCTTTCTATAGAAACTGATTGTAAGAAATTAGACTTAAAAGGTGATTCATTATTCTTTCTTCCTCCAGATTGTCAGCATACTTTTAATGCCAATAATACTAATGAATTCTTAGTTTTAGATATTCCTAATAACATGCTTAACAAGTATGATATGGAAAAAATGCATGGAGGAAAAGACTTTTTATTTGATGATAAATGGGAAGCCATAAGATATTTATTACTAAATGAAGCTAATACTAATCAAAATTCTAATTCAATAAATAATTTATTTCTTTACTTTTATAATTTTATTACTAAGGAAAATCTGCCTAATTCCATCAGATATATAAACGAACATTTTACAGAAGAATTCGATTTAAAGAAATTGGCAGATATAGAACATTATAATACTAGTTATTATAGTGAGTGGTTTAAAAATAATATGAACATATCGCCTACTGAGTATATACAAAATTTAAGGGTAAAGAGAGCTAAAGAGCTCCTTTTAAATACAAACTTAACAATTTTACAAATTTCTCAAATGGTAGGTTATGAACATAATTCATCCTTTACTAAAGTGTTTAGACACTTTGAAGGAATATCACCTGCAGAGTTTAGAAAAACAATCAAAAAATAG
- a CDS encoding flavodoxin family protein encodes MKVLGIMGSPRSNGNSSTLLKKVLEGAKANGAVINSISLNNLDINGCINCNACKRTGKCVIKDDMQNIYDMINDADSSI; translated from the coding sequence ATGAAAGTATTAGGAATAATGGGGAGTCCAAGATCAAATGGCAATTCATCTACTCTTTTAAAGAAAGTGTTAGAAGGAGCAAAAGCAAATGGTGCAGTTATAAATTCAATTTCATTAAATAACCTAGATATTAATGGCTGTATTAATTGTAATGCATGTAAAAGAACTGGAAAATGTGTAATAAAAGACGATATGCAAAACATATACGACATGATCAATGATGCTGATAGTAGTATTTAG
- a CDS encoding epoxyqueuosine reductase, whose translation MKEKITKMIQNFVKEYEHKDYISTKWGEPLVGFADANHPYILSLKELITPTHGLPTDVLLDASIVIAYFVPFTKELAHTNKAPGDISSPEWALAYEETNAMFIKLNEYIISELRKLGYHADVSPESSTFDQKILKSNWSHRHFAKAAGLGTFGINNMLITKVGCCGRYSTIVTNLDVNPDSPLEDELCLYKKNGNCGVCVKHCPSGALTLDGYDRHKCYVVIRKNAELYTEFGSSYTTESGDCPNSVGSEVCGKCVVNTPCTFLS comes from the coding sequence ATGAAAGAGAAAATTACTAAAATGATACAAAACTTTGTTAAGGAATACGAGCATAAAGATTATATTTCAACAAAATGGGGTGAGCCTTTAGTAGGCTTTGCTGATGCTAATCATCCTTACATCTTAAGTTTGAAAGAACTTATTACCCCTACCCATGGATTACCCACTGATGTACTTTTAGATGCATCAATTGTAATCGCATATTTTGTTCCATTCACTAAAGAATTGGCTCATACTAATAAAGCTCCTGGAGATATTTCCTCTCCTGAGTGGGCACTAGCTTATGAAGAAACCAATGCAATGTTTATTAAGTTAAATGAATATATTATCTCAGAACTACGAAAACTTGGGTACCATGCAGATGTTTCACCAGAATCCTCTACTTTTGATCAAAAGATACTAAAAAGCAATTGGTCTCATAGACATTTTGCTAAAGCTGCTGGTCTTGGAACCTTTGGCATAAATAATATGCTTATAACTAAGGTTGGATGCTGCGGGAGATATAGCACCATTGTAACTAATCTAGATGTTAATCCAGATTCTCCTTTGGAAGATGAACTTTGTCTTTATAAAAAGAATGGAAACTGTGGTGTATGTGTAAAACATTGCCCATCAGGTGCACTAACTTTAGATGGATATGACAGGCATAAATGCTATGTAGTGATAAGAAAAAATGCAGAATTATATACAGAATTCGGAAGCTCTTACACTACTGAATCTGGTGATTGTCCAAACAGTGTTGGCAGTGAAGTATGCGGAAAGTGCGTAGTAAATACGCCATGTACCTTTCTTTCTTAA
- a CDS encoding MFS transporter, which produces MYKNTDIIIKKEFELSNFLIVLMSVACAVSVANLYYYQPLLEQISRFFNVSSSTIGIAAMLIQIGYAIGLIFIVPLGDIKERRSLIMIMLFCSAISLLSLSISLNIWWLLLSSLIVGVTSITPMLIVPLAAHLAKPAERGKVIGSVMSGLLIGILLSRVFSGIIGSILGWQIVYRIAAGMMILLILVFKLWLPKSISDSSMSYKELLKSLIGLAKNQPILMEASLIGAMMFGTFSIFWTSLSFLLKSSAYNLGAQAAGIFGLAGIVGALAASMVGRIADKRSPRFTLTIAIMFSFLSYIWFLIFGYQMWGLIIGVILLDLGIQSGQISNQARINTLDATARNRNNAVYMTFYFCGGALGSWLGTFFWGLFGWIGVCGVGITFQIIAATIHILGIKRR; this is translated from the coding sequence ATGTATAAAAACACAGATATAATTATAAAGAAAGAATTTGAATTGAGTAATTTTTTAATTGTACTAATGTCGGTAGCTTGTGCGGTTAGTGTAGCTAATCTATATTATTACCAACCTTTACTTGAACAGATTTCTAGATTCTTTAATGTATCATCGTCTACAATTGGCATTGCAGCAATGCTGATTCAAATTGGTTATGCAATAGGATTGATCTTTATAGTTCCGCTAGGAGATATTAAGGAACGTAGGAGCTTAATAATGATAATGTTATTTTGTTCTGCTATATCGCTGCTTTCTTTATCAATTTCTTTAAATATATGGTGGCTATTATTAAGTTCTCTTATAGTTGGGGTGACTTCTATTACTCCAATGTTAATTGTGCCATTAGCAGCACATCTGGCTAAACCAGCAGAAAGAGGCAAAGTGATTGGAAGTGTAATGAGTGGATTACTAATTGGTATATTATTATCACGTGTATTTAGTGGAATTATAGGATCAATTCTAGGATGGCAAATTGTTTACCGTATAGCTGCTGGAATGATGATTTTGTTAATTCTAGTATTTAAGTTATGGCTTCCTAAATCTATTTCAGATTCTTCAATGAGTTATAAAGAATTACTTAAATCGCTAATAGGGTTAGCGAAAAATCAACCAATTTTAATGGAAGCGTCATTAATTGGTGCAATGATGTTTGGAACATTCAGTATATTTTGGACGTCCCTATCTTTTTTACTTAAGTCGTCAGCTTACAATTTGGGAGCTCAGGCTGCTGGGATATTTGGATTAGCAGGAATTGTAGGGGCTTTGGCAGCTTCTATGGTAGGGAGAATTGCAGACAAAAGAAGTCCTAGATTCACTTTAACTATAGCCATCATGTTTTCATTTTTATCATATATTTGGTTCCTGATTTTTGGATATCAAATGTGGGGACTTATCATTGGAGTAATATTGTTGGATTTAGGAATTCAATCGGGTCAAATTTCAAATCAAGCACGTATAAATACCTTAGATGCTACAGCTCGTAATCGTAACAATGCTGTATATATGACATTTTACTTTTGTGGTGGAGCATTAGGTTCATGGCTAGGAACATTTTTCTGGGGACTATTTGGATGGATTGGAGTATGTGGTGTTGGGATAACTTTTCAGATAATCGCAGCAACAATTCATATTTTAGGTATAAAACGCAGATAA
- a CDS encoding alpha/beta fold hydrolase — protein sequence MKVANIYVIHGYTSSSEAEWFPWLKEQLKNSPVKIYIPNMPDSQDPHLESWLKHLRKNILDINENTIFIGHSLGCVTALRYILEKNIKIKGVILVSGFINENPMDEQTEGLQEFVDGSLDIERIKSLIPSRIVITATDDDIVPTESTQNLAESLDANLIILSSGKHFIARDGYTNFPVLLNEIQKLIKA from the coding sequence ATGAAAGTTGCTAATATATATGTTATTCACGGTTATACATCTTCTAGCGAAGCAGAATGGTTTCCATGGTTGAAAGAACAGTTAAAAAATAGCCCTGTTAAAATTTATATTCCCAATATGCCTGATTCACAAGATCCGCATCTTGAATCCTGGCTTAAACATCTTAGGAAAAATATTTTGGATATTAATGAAAATACAATATTTATTGGGCATAGTCTTGGATGTGTTACGGCACTACGCTATATTCTTGAAAAAAACATAAAAATAAAAGGTGTAATACTTGTTTCAGGTTTTATAAATGAAAATCCCATGGATGAACAAACAGAAGGACTTCAGGAATTTGTAGATGGATCACTTGATATTGAAAGAATAAAAAGTTTAATTCCTTCAAGAATCGTTATTACTGCAACAGATGATGATATTGTTCCAACAGAATCTACACAAAATTTAGCTGAATCTTTAGATGCAAATCTTATTATCCTTTCATCAGGAAAGCATTTTATTGCTCGTGATGGATATACTAATTTTCCAGTTTTATTAAATGAGATTCAGAAATTGATTAAGGCTTAA
- a CDS encoding CatB-related O-acetyltransferase: MNSKIIYPRTGDKQTIYLKSVITDPNIIVGDYTMYNDFVNDPIKFQNNNVLYHYPVNDEKLIIGKYCSIACKAKFMFTSGSHKISSLSAYPFPIFYEEWGLNSNDITDAWDNKGDIVIGNDVWIGYEAVIMQGVNIGDGAIIGTRAVVTKDVPSYTIVGGIPAKEIRRRFSEDAIAKLIEMQWWNWNDEKVQKNLHSIMSGNINCII; this comes from the coding sequence ATGAATAGTAAAATAATTTATCCAAGAACAGGGGATAAACAGACAATATATTTGAAATCAGTTATTACAGATCCGAATATTATAGTTGGAGATTATACTATGTATAACGACTTTGTAAATGATCCAATAAAGTTTCAAAATAATAATGTATTATATCATTATCCTGTAAATGACGAAAAATTAATCATTGGTAAGTACTGTTCTATTGCTTGCAAAGCAAAATTTATGTTTACATCTGGGAGCCATAAGATATCATCCCTTTCAGCTTATCCATTTCCAATATTTTATGAGGAATGGGGATTAAATAGTAATGATATAACAGATGCTTGGGATAATAAGGGTGATATCGTAATAGGAAATGATGTCTGGATTGGTTATGAAGCAGTAATCATGCAAGGAGTCAATATAGGAGATGGTGCAATAATAGGAACAAGGGCTGTTGTAACGAAAGATGTCCCAAGCTATACAATTGTAGGAGGAATACCTGCAAAAGAAATTAGAAGACGTTTTTCTGAAGATGCAATAGCAAAATTAATAGAAATGCAATGGTGGAATTGGAACGATGAAAAAGTTCAAAAGAATTTGCACAGCATTATGAGTGGGAATATTAATTGTATAATCTAA
- a CDS encoding AraC family transcriptional regulator encodes MSLAKFLQKAIDYMESNLLEEINYENVAKEVHMSCYNFHRVFSLMAGMTANEYIRNRRLSLAGQELQLSEGKIIDIAFKYGYETPESFAKAFSRFHGVSPKLARKKGTQLCLFNPLVIKIILEGGSTMNYRIEEIGRQRFIAKVRAFNNEIINESGNHDIPDFWGECHKKDLINEIKNTRKAGKKDLYGLCSPSKEKETTFDYGIGIIIDEDTDVDNVEVMLQKGYRIWEIDSRTYVVFKCYGNNGDCISEMWSRFFKEFLPQSEYEQTEDTDYELYPDEGEPGLFCFKKKVMILGAGLFCLYQIGARILIQCKATDFSGF; translated from the coding sequence ATGAGCTTAGCAAAGTTTTTACAAAAGGCAATTGATTACATGGAGAGCAATCTTCTTGAAGAAATAAATTACGAAAATGTAGCAAAAGAGGTACACATGTCTTGTTATAACTTTCATAGAGTATTTAGCTTAATGGCTGGAATGACAGCTAATGAATATATACGTAACAGAAGGTTGTCGCTAGCGGGACAGGAATTACAGCTAAGTGAAGGTAAGATAATAGATATTGCATTTAAGTACGGTTATGAAACTCCTGAAAGTTTTGCAAAGGCTTTTTCGCGATTTCACGGTGTATCACCAAAGCTGGCTAGAAAAAAAGGAACTCAACTATGTCTCTTTAACCCTTTAGTCATTAAAATTATATTGGAGGGTGGAAGCACTATGAATTATAGAATTGAAGAAATTGGAAGGCAGAGATTTATTGCAAAGGTACGCGCGTTTAATAATGAAATCATCAATGAGTCTGGCAACCATGATATTCCTGATTTCTGGGGGGAATGTCATAAAAAAGATTTGATAAATGAAATCAAGAATACCAGAAAGGCTGGTAAAAAAGATTTATATGGTTTATGCAGCCCTAGTAAAGAAAAGGAGACAACTTTTGATTATGGAATTGGAATAATTATTGATGAAGATACTGATGTGGATAATGTAGAAGTGATGTTACAAAAAGGTTATCGTATATGGGAAATTGATTCAAGAACGTATGTAGTTTTTAAATGCTATGGTAATAATGGTGATTGTATTAGCGAAATGTGGAGTAGATTTTTTAAAGAATTTTTACCACAGTCTGAATATGAACAAACAGAAGATACTGACTATGAACTTTATCCTGATGAAGGGGAGCCAGGTTTATTTTGCTTCAAGAAGAAGGTGATGATTTTGGGGGCAGGTCTGTTTTGCCTCTATCAAATAGGAGCTAGAATTTTAATACAATGCAAAGCTACTGATTTCAGTGGCTTTTAA
- a CDS encoding MerR family transcriptional regulator, giving the protein MSYKIGEIAKLTNLTTRTIRYYEELGLLGDRNNRVVGELRVFENEDIKRLKKIQLLKDLGLTLEEIGQVIDLYFTDGRLLEGKRQVIQILKSHIARAEEKINELDTFKTECKNNICRIEAIIKNNEDKS; this is encoded by the coding sequence ATGAGCTATAAAATTGGTGAAATTGCGAAGCTTACAAATTTGACAACTAGAACTATCAGATACTATGAAGAACTTGGACTATTAGGAGATAGAAATAATAGGGTAGTAGGGGAACTCCGAGTATTTGAAAATGAGGATATTAAGCGTCTAAAAAAGATTCAGCTGCTTAAAGATTTAGGACTCACTTTAGAGGAGATTGGTCAAGTTATAGATTTATATTTTACAGACGGACGACTTTTAGAAGGAAAACGTCAGGTAATACAAATTCTAAAGAGCCATATTGCAAGAGCTGAAGAGAAAATAAATGAGTTAGACACGTTTAAAACTGAGTGTAAGAACAATATTTGTAGGATAGAAGCAATTATTAAAAACAATGAAGATAAGTCTTAA
- a CDS encoding GNAT family N-acetyltransferase codes for MGYSVRKSERNKGYAKEELRQALIYCKDILHSNKVLLTCDNDNFASQKTILSKGGKKENEVLIKGENRVIEQYWIAL; via the coding sequence ATAGGGTATTCTGTAAGAAAGTCTGAAAGAAACAAGGGATATGCAAAAGAAGAATTAAGACAAGCATTGATTTATTGTAAAGATATATTACATAGTAATAAAGTTTTATTAACTTGTGATAACGATAATTTTGCTTCTCAGAAAACTATTTTATCAAAAGGAGGAAAAAAAGAAAATGAAGTATTAATTAAAGGAGAAAATCGTGTTATTGAACAATATTGGATAGCCTTATAA